The genomic window TACACCGAGATACTGCCTCGCTCCGTCTGCTCCAGTATCTCCAATGGGTCATCTTCCGGGCCATAATTCTGCGCCAGTACGATCACGGAACGCGCCTCAGGCCACAGTGCCTGCGGATGGCGGCGCCTTTCGTAGGTTTCCGGCATCCATCCCATGTCGCCGTGATATCCGGCATCGACGAAAGCCTTCAGACGTTCACCGGCTTCCTGAGGCTGATCCGCGGGTGCGAAACCGACGGCATCGAACCCGATCTCAAGGGCGCGCTTCCGGATCTCCGGCTTGATGTCGTCTGGATTAACCACGGCCACGATAGGCAGCCACCCCTTGGTCGGGCAGCCAAAGTCCTTCCGGGGGTGGTCCGGATTGATAAAAGACATCGATGGGAATGCCGCCACGCGGATACCAATAGCCACCAAGTCTCAGCCAGCGCGGTTCAATGGCTTCCTCGAGCCGTTCGGCAATATCCAGGGTGCAGTCTTCGTGAAAAGCCCCGTGATTGCGGAAAGAGCCGAGAAAGAGTTTCAGCGA from Fodinicurvata sediminis DSM 21159 includes these protein-coding regions:
- the queF gene encoding preQ(1) synthase, producing MSDTRELRLTQLGDDSRLPTSPDEAVLDPIPNPHPNKLYLVRFTCPEFTSLCPVTGQPDFAHLVIDFAPEQFLVESKSLKLFLGSFRNHGAFHEDCTLDIAERLEEAIEPRWLRLGGYWYPRGGIPIDVFYQSGPPPEGLWLPDQGVAAYRGRG